The following coding sequences are from one Nicotiana tomentosiformis chromosome 3, ASM39032v3, whole genome shotgun sequence window:
- the LOC104097185 gene encoding probable membrane-associated kinase regulator 6 isoform X2 gives METSQSLSIESFSYSWLVDLGDSFRASMDASDDYETAFIEMDPTLPPSKRFFNVNPQDLNFDFPTSESPLTLVHADELISNGFLMPLFVKKPMKLESDYDVISSDSIPNSPTSSVTQNDSHSSRRVNRCVSLRRCRTLSRRVLLKYLDFLRPFCQKIRRCRLGRCRSGKEVKKWEYSPATSPRTSVAYSVDNWRRSCDSESSIYEAVLHCKRTIGK, from the exons ATGGAAACTTCACAGTCTCTTTCTATTGAGAGCTTTTCATATAGTTGGTTAGTGGACTTGGGAGATTCTTTTAGAGCATCTATGGATGCATCAGATGATTATGAAACTGCTTTTATTGAGATGGATCCTACACTTCCTCCTTCAAAGAGATTCTTTAATGTTAATCCACAAGATTTGAACTTTGATTTTCCAACTTCTGAATCTCCTTTAACTCTTGTTCATGCTGATGAACTCATCTCCAATGGTTTCTTGATGCCTCTTTTCGTCAAGAAGCCGATGAAGTTGGAATCTGATTACGATGTAATTAGTTCCGATTCCATCCCAAATTCTCCGACATCTTCAGTCACACAGAACGATTCACATTCATCTAGGAGGGTGAATCGTTGTGTATCGTTGAGAAGATGTCGGACTTTGTCAAGGCGAGTTTTGCTCAAGTATTTGGACTTTTTGAGGCctttttgccaaaaaataagaaGATGTAGACTTGGTAGGTGCAGAAGTGGAAAGGAAGTGAAGAAGTGGGAATATTCTCCAGCAACATCTCCCAGGACAAGTGTAGCTTATTCTGTTGATAATTGGCGCAGGTCTTGTGATTCTGAAAGCTCCATTTATGAAGCAGTTCTACATTGCAAAAGAACCATTG GTAAATAG
- the LOC104097185 gene encoding probable membrane-associated kinase regulator 6 isoform X1, whose product METSQSLSIESFSYSWLVDLGDSFRASMDASDDYETAFIEMDPTLPPSKRFFNVNPQDLNFDFPTSESPLTLVHADELISNGFLMPLFVKKPMKLESDYDVISSDSIPNSPTSSVTQNDSHSSRRVNRCVSLRRCRTLSRRVLLKYLDFLRPFCQKIRRCRLGRCRSGKEVKKWEYSPATSPRTSVAYSVDNWRRSCDSESSIYEAVLHCKRTIGKRTE is encoded by the exons ATGGAAACTTCACAGTCTCTTTCTATTGAGAGCTTTTCATATAGTTGGTTAGTGGACTTGGGAGATTCTTTTAGAGCATCTATGGATGCATCAGATGATTATGAAACTGCTTTTATTGAGATGGATCCTACACTTCCTCCTTCAAAGAGATTCTTTAATGTTAATCCACAAGATTTGAACTTTGATTTTCCAACTTCTGAATCTCCTTTAACTCTTGTTCATGCTGATGAACTCATCTCCAATGGTTTCTTGATGCCTCTTTTCGTCAAGAAGCCGATGAAGTTGGAATCTGATTACGATGTAATTAGTTCCGATTCCATCCCAAATTCTCCGACATCTTCAGTCACACAGAACGATTCACATTCATCTAGGAGGGTGAATCGTTGTGTATCGTTGAGAAGATGTCGGACTTTGTCAAGGCGAGTTTTGCTCAAGTATTTGGACTTTTTGAGGCctttttgccaaaaaataagaaGATGTAGACTTGGTAGGTGCAGAAGTGGAAAGGAAGTGAAGAAGTGGGAATATTCTCCAGCAACATCTCCCAGGACAAGTGTAGCTTATTCTGTTGATAATTGGCGCAGGTCTTGTGATTCTGAAAGCTCCATTTATGAAGCAGTTCTACATTGCAAAAGAACCATTG GGAAGAGAACTGAATAA
- the LOC104097041 gene encoding S-type anion channel SLAH2-like, with amino-acid sequence METSEQIHTEKEACAEGLPSLIRFISSEMDHDFDSIVNDHIKNQTAPAPESYSPSSSIMVSEFAAEREIDRIRAVSISMPPSPKKVVFTDDTKDTPDSAFRSKDAGSNGNKKTRFYSQPMPTGTTAASGAPASGELPRNPRISKLKDKRYDSFKTFSGRLERQLSNLRGNKNQETEQESISQPSAEMEINIPVDRYFDALEGPELDKLRASEESVLPEDKTWPFLLRYPISSFGIILGVSSQAIMWKALATSSSTKFLHISLDVNLVLWYISVALMAIVSFTYALKIILYFEAVRREYYHPIRVNFFFAPWIALLFLALGLPPSVYQNLPEALWYVLMTPFLCLELKIYGQWMSGGQRRLSKVANPSNHLSVVGNFVGSLLGATMGLKEGAIFFFAVGLAHYTVLFVTLYQRLPTNETLPKDLHPVFFLFVAAPSVASMAWANIQGSFDFGARIAYFIALFLYFSLAVRINFFRGFRFSLAWWAYTFPMTGAAIATIRYSNVVNTVVTKILVVILCTLSTLTVTALLVTTIIHAFVLRDLFPNDISIAISERRPKTHRRWYHHRRAGSTDIDQFLKYADSAEAKDIEAALSSPELTTSAPKEVKSRLIHSVR; translated from the exons ATGGAAACCAGTGAACAAATCCATACTGAGAAGGAAGCTTGTGCTGAAGGACTTCCATCACTCATCAGATTCATAAGTTCTGAAATGGATCACGACTTTGATAGTATAGTGAATGACCATATTAAAAATCAGACTGCGCCTGCACCTGAATCTTACTCTCCAAGCTCATCAATTATG GTATCTGAATTTGCTGCTGAGCGAGAAATTGACAGAATTCGTGCAGTTTCCATTAGCATGCCGCCCTCTCCGAAAAAAGTTGTCTTCACTGATGACACTAAAGACACTCCTGATTCTGCTTTTAGATCAAAAGATGCTGGCAGCAACGGAAATAAGAAAACAAGGTTTTATTCTCAGCCTATGCCAACAGGTACGACTGCAGCTTCTGGAGCTCCTGCAAGCGGCGAACTTCCTAGGAATCCCAGGATTAGCAAGCTAAAGGATAAAAGATATGACAGTTTCAAAACATTTTCTGGTAGGCTTGAGAGACAATTATCAAATTTGCGCGGAAATAAGAACCAGGAAACAGAACAAGAGTCCATCTCTCAACCCAGTGCTGAAATGGAAATTAATATTCCTGTCGACCGATATTTTGATGCCTTGGAGGGACCAGAACTTGACAAGCTAAGG GCTTCTGAGGAAAGTGTTCTTCCAGAGGACAAGACATGGCCATTTCTACTTCGTTACCCTATTTCTTCGTTTGGTATCATTCTTGGTGTTAGTAGCCAAGCTATAATGTGGAAAGCCTTGGCCACTTCTTCCTCGACCAAATTCCTCCACATAAGTTTGGACGTAAACCTTGTTCTCTGGTACATCTCTGTTGCCCTGATGGCAATTGTCTCTTTCACTTATGCCTTGAAAATCATTTTATACTTTGAAGCAGTTCGTCGAGAGTACTACCACCCGATACGTGTTAACTTCTTCTTTGCTCCATGGATAGCGCTTCTATTCTTAGCGCTTGGACTTCCACCCTCAGTTTATCAAAACCTTCCCGAAGCTTTGTGGTATGTCCTTATGACGCCATTCTTATGCTTAGAGCTCAAGATCTACGGGCAATGGATGTCCGGAGGTCAAAGAAGGCTCTCGAAAGTGGCCAATCCATCAAATCATCTCTCAGTGGTGGGAAACTTTGTTGGTTCCTTGCTTGGTGCAACCATGGGACTAAAAGAAGGGGCAATTTTCTTTTTTGCTGTTGGATTGGCTCATTACACTGTTCTGTTTGTAACTCTGTACCAAAGACTTCCAACAAATGAGACACTGCCAAAGGATCTTCATCCCGTGTTCTTTCTATTTGTTGCTGCTCCAAGTGTTGCTTCTATGGCATGGGCAAATATCCAAGGGTCCTttgattttggagctcggattgcaTATTTCATTGCCTTGTTCCTTTATTTCTCACTG GCTGTTCGCATTAATTTCTTCCGAGGATTCAG GTTTTCATTGGCTTGGTGGGCCTACACTTTTCCAATGACCGGAGCTGCTATTGCCACAATCAGATACTCAAATGTGGTTAACACCGTTGTGACCAAAATCCTGGTTGTCATACTTTGCACTCTTTCTACACTCACAGTAACAGCACTGCTTGTGACAACCATCATTCATGCCTTTGTTCTGAGAGACCTCTTTCCAAATGACATCTCTATTGCAATTAGCGAGAGAAGGCCTAAAACACATCGAAGATGGTATCATCATAGGCGAGCTGGCAGCACAGATATTGATCAATTCCTTAAATATGCAGATTCTGCTGAAGCCAAAGATATCGAAGCAGCTCTTAGTAGCCCAGAGTTGACCACCTCTGCTCCAAAAGAAGTTAAGTCAAGATTGATTCATTCAGTTCGATGA